In Deltaproteobacteria bacterium, the following are encoded in one genomic region:
- a CDS encoding L-lactate permease: MSVGVLALVAAVPIVLALVLMAGLRWPATKAMPLAWLVTAIAGVVVWHLPAGYIAALSIQGVITAIGILIIVFGAILILYTLRDSGGMETIQCGMQNISPDMRVQAIIIGYLFTAFIEGAAGFGTPAALAAPLLLALGFPPLAAAVICLVFNSFPVTFGAVGTPIVLGLTYLKQLVADAVATGAVNLNFADFESFGKVIGEWSTVLHLPMIFILPIFMLGFISRVFGPNRSWSEGFAAWKFCVFAATAFTAPYLFFAWVMGPEFPSLIGGLVGLGIVVWGAKRGIAVPKDVWTFGSQKKWDPEWTGTVSSSAEDCTFQARMSQFKAWLPYVLIGLILVLTRIPELGLKGWLASQKLAWTGILGYKTVSASIGYLYLPGTIPFMLVAILTIFIHGMSGNKVKAAWVDSIKRMKNPAIALFAAVALVSIFRGSGVADAALNPNAYLSMPLAMAKALSEIVGQGWPMFASFIGGLGSFITGSNTVSNLLFAEFQWGMATQLDLPRQLIVAAQAVGGAMGNMICIHNIVAVCAVVGLSGMEGAILRKTFWPFLLYGTVIGLAVTLMCFVFFPNLF, encoded by the coding sequence ATGTCCGTTGGAGTCCTGGCGCTCGTCGCCGCAGTTCCCATTGTTCTGGCCCTGGTCCTCATGGCCGGTCTGCGTTGGCCGGCCACCAAAGCCATGCCCCTGGCCTGGCTGGTCACGGCCATTGCCGGCGTTGTCGTTTGGCATCTCCCGGCAGGGTACATCGCGGCCCTGAGCATTCAAGGGGTAATCACCGCCATCGGTATCTTAATCATTGTCTTTGGAGCCATTCTGATCCTCTACACGCTGCGCGATTCCGGAGGGATGGAAACGATCCAGTGCGGCATGCAGAATATCTCCCCCGATATGCGCGTCCAGGCCATCATCATCGGCTACCTGTTCACGGCGTTCATCGAGGGCGCGGCCGGATTCGGCACCCCGGCGGCCCTGGCCGCCCCGCTGCTTTTGGCCTTGGGCTTCCCACCCCTGGCCGCGGCCGTCATCTGCCTGGTCTTCAACTCCTTTCCCGTCACCTTCGGCGCGGTAGGCACGCCTATCGTCCTGGGTTTGACCTACCTCAAGCAGCTCGTGGCCGACGCCGTGGCCACGGGTGCCGTGAATCTGAACTTCGCCGACTTCGAATCCTTCGGCAAAGTCATCGGCGAATGGTCGACCGTCCTGCACCTGCCCATGATCTTCATCCTGCCCATCTTCATGCTCGGTTTCATCTCCCGTGTTTTCGGCCCGAACCGCTCCTGGTCCGAGGGCTTTGCCGCCTGGAAGTTCTGCGTGTTTGCGGCCACAGCCTTCACTGCTCCCTACCTGTTTTTCGCCTGGGTTATGGGACCGGAATTTCCGTCGCTGATCGGCGGTCTGGTCGGCCTGGGCATTGTTGTCTGGGGCGCCAAGAGGGGCATCGCCGTGCCCAAGGACGTCTGGACCTTCGGTTCCCAGAAGAAGTGGGATCCTGAATGGACCGGGACCGTCAGCAGCAGCGCCGAAGACTGCACCTTTCAGGCTCGGATGAGCCAGTTCAAGGCCTGGCTGCCTTACGTGCTCATCGGCCTGATCTTGGTTCTGACCCGGATTCCCGAACTGGGTCTGAAGGGCTGGCTGGCTTCGCAGAAACTGGCCTGGACAGGCATCCTGGGCTATAAGACCGTCAGCGCCTCCATCGGCTACCTCTATTTGCCCGGGACCATCCCGTTCATGCTCGTGGCCATCCTGACCATTTTCATCCACGGCATGTCTGGCAACAAGGTCAAAGCAGCCTGGGTGGACTCCATCAAGCGAATGAAGAATCCGGCCATCGCCCTGTTCGCGGCCGTGGCCCTGGTTTCCATCTTCCGCGGTTCCGGTGTCGCCGACGCCGCATTGAACCCCAACGCCTACCTCTCCATGCCTCTGGCCATGGCCAAGGCCCTCTCCGAAATCGTCGGCCAGGGCTGGCCCATGTTCGCCTCGTTCATCGGCGGTCTGGGATCCTTTATCACCGGCTCCAACACGGTCTCCAACCTCCTGTTCGCCGAGTTCCAATGGGGCATGGCCACTCAGCTCGATCTGCCCCGTCAGCTCATCGTCGCGGCCCAGGCCGTGGGTGGGGCCATGGGCAACATGATCTGCATCCACAACATCGTCGCGGTCTGCGCCGTGGTCGGTCTCTCCGGCATGGAGGGGGCCATCCTGCGCAAGACCTTCTGGCCCTTCCTGCTCTACGGAACGGTCATCGGCCTTGCTGTGACCCTGATGTGCTTCGTTTTTTTTCCCAATCTGTTTTAG